CGCTTCTAGGAACTTCTCTATCTCATCTCTACTCGTTATTATAATCCTATAGTAGACTCTGTCAGCTATCCTCTTCTCTCTTATAGTATATAGTATGCCTAGTCTAGCTAGTAAGTAAGCCAGGCCTACTGCTACCCACTTAGATGCCGTTGTTATCTCGACCTCGTTCTTCGCAAAGCTACCGTCTCCTAAGTAGTAGCCTCTTAGGAAGGCTTTCACCACGTTTATAGGGGATCTTAGTATTAAGTGTGGGACTATCGCCTCCCGGGACTTTCTCCTAGAGGGTACTCCCAATGCTCTAAGTATCCTAGCTACTAGCTTAGAGTTCACTATGACACCTTTGACCGTTCTAAACGATTCATCCCTAGCCACAACTCCAAAGACCCTGTATACTAGCTCCTTGAATCTAGCTCTCAGCTCCTCCGAGTTACTGAAGAACCTTACGGTCTTGTCAGTCACCATACCATCAGATATTACTAGTCCTAGCAACTCCGCTAGATCCTCGTCTAGACGCTCGGGTACCCTTACTGAGATCGTACTCCTAGGCAGCCCGAGAACCCTTGGTTTCAGCGGTTCTACTCCTAGCAACTCACATACTTTCCTAACGAGACCTAACCTAGGCCTAGTCTTACCCTTAACTATCTGTCTTAGGATCTTCTCATTAATGCCTAATGTTTCAGACGCTCTCTTGTAGCCACCAAGTCTATACACTAATACCTTGATGAGCTCCTGTACCCGTTTCAGATCCTCATCGTTTCTCACCGTTGCATCTTCCAATCCTAGCTCGTAGGGATCAAGGAGTTGTGGCTTACCATTAACTGGGAGGTACCTGGGTATGACTAGCTGGTCTCCCCTCCTTAGCTCAGCTGCAGGGGTCTCAACTATATATCCCTCCTCGCTTAGCTTAAGGAGCCTATGGGGTGGTGTGACCTCTATAACCCTACCAGATCTAGTTCTAATCCTGACCATATACCTGGATTTGCCTCTGTAGATGTAGCTTATAGGAGCTTCCCTGAGTCTTATGCCATCGAACGTCAATATCCTGAGACCCAGGCTTGAGATGTCTATTAACTCTTCCTCCCCGCTACTCTCGACTATAACACCCTTGCCTCTCACTCTTTCGTATAGCTCCTTGATTGGAACAAGCTCGCCTGACGCTAGTAGTATTGGCGTATTAGGTGGAACGCACTTCCCTGTTCCAAAGCCCCCTGGTATAGCTCCTGTACCGCC
This is a stretch of genomic DNA from Sulfolobales archaeon. It encodes these proteins:
- a CDS encoding LAGLIDADG family homing endonuclease → MEERRGRIIRISGSLVVAEGIPRPQMYEVAEVGEQRLIGEIVRIDGDRSYIQVYESTSGLKPGEPVYGTGSPLSVELGPGLIGQIFDGIQRPLKRIADITKSIFVTRGIKLEAVPRDRKYLFTPAKDLKPGDKVEPGDVIGYVEETPLIKHAIMIPHDIRGRIVEIAPEGEYTVEDHVAYVEDNGEKRAVKMLQRWPARRPRPFKEKLEPELPMLTGMRIIDTLFPMAKGGTGAIPGGFGTGKCVPPNTPILLASGELVPIKELYERVRGKGVIVESSGEEELIDISSLGLRILTFDGIRLREAPISYIYRGKSRYMVRIRTRSGRVIEVTPPHRLLKLSEEGYIVETPAAELRRGDQLVIPRYLPVNGKPQLLDPYELGLEDATVRNDEDLKRVQELIKVLVYRLGGYKRASETLGINEKILRQIVKGKTRPRLGLVRKVCELLGVEPLKPRVLGLPRSTISVRVPERLDEDLAELLGLVISDGMVTDKTVRFFSNSEELRARFKELVYRVFGVVARDESFRTVKGVIVNSKLVARILRALGVPSRRKSREAIVPHLILRSPINVVKAFLRGYYLGDGSFAKNEVEITTASKWVAVGLAYLLARLGILYTIREKRIADRVYYRIIITSRDEIEKFLEAISAEWIMNLSKILRIVSYISSKRQGRKARDAVRIEPQVISRAILAVSRRILEQAGINIKNYTILGERIGAAKLMLLAQLTEDSMLSSIAKALKYVAFDEVESVEVIEGDFNVYDITVPGTHNFVGGEVPAILHNTVTLHSLAMWSDARVVIYIGCGERGNEMTEVLEKFPTYKDPWSG